The following DNA comes from Candidatus Eisenbacteria bacterium.
CTCTAGGGCTCAGGTCTCCCGGATTTTCACCGCAGCTCCGCCCAGTTCGCGAACCTTATCCCTGAAAAGCGATTCTATCTGTGCGAGCCTTTCTTCGGACTTAGCCTCGAATCTGAGAACAAGAACGGGCTGAGTATTCGATGCCCTTACAAGACCCCACCCATCCTCGAAAATGACTCTTGCCCCGTCAATGTCTATTACCTTGTATCTTTCACTGAAGAACTTCTTGAGTCTCTCAATGACCTCGAATTTCTCCTCATCGCTGCAGTCAATCCAAATCTCAGGCGTTGAGAAATAGTGCGGGATTTCATCTACCATAAGAGAGAGCCTCTTCCCGGACCTGGACAGGATTTCTACAAGCCTGGCCGCAGCGTATATCCCGTCATCAAAACCGTAGTAGCTGTCCGCGAAAAACATGTGGCCGGACAACTCTCCTCCTACCGGCGCACCTTCCTCCTTCATTCTTGCTTTTATTATGGCGTGCCCGGTTCTTGACATAATCGGAATGCCGCCCCACTTTTCAATCTCCTCCACAAGTCCCTGAGAACACTTGACATCGAGTACTATCTTCGCCCCCTTCTTCCTCGAGAGGACATCTTTTGCAAATATGGCAAGAAGTTGATCACCTCTCACCATTCTCCCCCTCTCGTCCACGGCCCCGATCCTGTCGGCATCTCCATCGAAACCTACTCCGAGATCGGCAGAACCATCAACAACCGCCTTTGAAAGAACTCTCATATTTTCATCCACAGTCGGGTCCGGCAGGTGGTTTGGAAACCTCCCGTCCGGCTCAAAAAAAATCGGAATCACATCCTGCTTCAGGGCACCAAAAACTCTCTCTGCAACCGGTCCTCCGGTTCCATTCCCGCAGTCAATGCCCACCTTCAGTCTTGATGAGGGTACAATCCTGTTTTTTATTTCATCAACGTACCTGTCAAGAACCGAGGTCTCGCGAGCTCTTCCGCTGCCGGTTGAAAAGCTTCCCTCATCTGCAATCTTCCTCAAAACCTGAAGCTCTTCACCGTAGATGCTGGAAAGGCCCTGGCAGAGTTTCACACCGTTATACTGCCTGGGATTGTGACTGCCGGTCACCATCATTCCGCCGTCAACGCCGAGACTGACTATCGAAAAGTAAAGGAGCGGAGTTGTCGCAATTCCTATGTCAATGACATCGCACCCGCAGGAAAGAACACCCTCTTTCAGACTCCGCGAGATCCTTTCCGAACTTGGCCTCACATCCCTCCCAAGGGAGACTTTCAGGAGCCCCTTCTTCCCCATGTACGTCCCATACGCCTTGCCAAGAGTGACCATCGCCTCGTCGTTCAAGTCGGTTTCGGCAATCCCTCTCACATCGTACTGTCTGAAAATCAGCGGATTCAGGAAACTTTCTCCCAAGATATGCTCTCCTCCTTCCAGGAAATTCGACTGTTCTCTCCGGCCCTTACCGCCTCATCTAGCCACCCTTTCCGGGACTCGTTTTTCTCTTCAAATAGCTTTCAATGAAAGGAGTGATTTCACCGTTCATCACTTCCTGGACGTTGCTCGTCTCCCATCCAGTCCTGTGATCTTTCACGAGTGTGTAGGGTTGAAATACGTAGGACCTGATCTGGCTGCCCCATGATATGTCTTTCTTCTCAGACGTCAATCTTTCAAGCTTCTTCTTTTCCTCCTCCTTATAGTGGACATAAAGGCGGCCCATCAGGACCTTCATGGCATTTTCTCTGTTTCTGAATTGAGATCTCTCACTCTGGCACTGAACAACCATGCCCGTGGGTATATGTGTTATCCTCACCGCTGAATCGGTCTTATTGACGTGCTGACCGCCGGCGCCGCTTGCCCTGAAAGTGTCGATTCTCAAATCGGAATCCCTTATCTCAACCTTCACAGTGTCATCCAGCAGAGGATACACAAACAAGGAGGCAAAGGAGGTGTGCCTTCTCTTGTTTGCATCAAATGGGGAAATACGAACCAATCTATGGACTCCGCTCTCCGATTTGAGATACCCGTAGGCATACTGGCCTTTTACCTCAACGGTGACGTCTTTCACTCCTGCCTCGTCCCCCGGCTGATAATCCAGCACAGAGTACTCAAAGCCTCTTTTCTCAATCCACCGAAGATACATCCTGAGAAGCATCTCTGCCCAGTCCTGCGACTCGGTTCCGCCTGCACCGGGATGAATCGAAACAAGGGCACCCATGATGTCATTTTCATCTGAGAGAAATGAGGCAAGCTCCAGGAGTTGAACTTGCGAGGAAATTTCAGCGGATGTACGGTTGATCTCTTCCAGAGAGGCGGTGTCGTTTTCCTGCTCCACCAATTCGAGAAGAAGAAGCTCTTCGTCACACCGTGTATTGGCCTGATTCCAACTTTCGTACGCCTTTTTGAGTTTCTTGAGCCTCTCAATGGTCTCTTTTGAGTTCTCTCTCTCCCAAAAGCCGGAGAGAGACATCTCCTTCTCTATATTCGAGATTTTCTTCTCGACAGAGTCCAGCTCAAAGAAACTCCCGCAGGTTGAGAAGCGCCTTCTTTGAATCCTCAAGTCTTTTTCTTATTTCGGATACCATCTTCCTCCTCCGTGGACGGCACACTGGAATTCCGTTAGTCAGTATTGCCCGCTGCCAGTTGACAGCCATTAAGACGTAAGGTGTTTCATCCTTTTCCGAGCAAGACTATTTTCCTCCAGACTTCGTTCGCCTTCTTCCCAAGGTCTTCAATGCTGCCATCGTTTTCCACGATCAGGTCTGCCGTTTCCTTTCGTTCATCATCACCGGTCTGCGAATCGATCCTGTCCGAGATCTCCTTTTCTTTCATTCCTTTTTCCAGAAGCCTTCCGATCCTGTCTTTCCGCGGGGCAGTAACCAAGACTATGATATCAAAATCTTTCTCGGTCTTCCACTCACTAATGAGCGCGGCATCGACTATGATGACGGCGCACCCCTCCTTCCTGAGCCTGGCGACCTCCTCGCTCACTCCCGACAGAAGACGAGGATGAACG
Coding sequences within:
- the prfB gene encoding peptide chain release factor 2 (programmed frameshift) yields the protein MVSEIRKRLEDSKKALLNLREFLELDSVEKKISNIEKEMSLSGFWERENSKETIERLKKLKKAYESWNQANTRCDEELLLLELVEQENDTASLEEINRTSAEISSQVQLLELASFLSDENDIMGALVSIHPGAGGTESQDWAEMLLRMYLRWIEKRGFEYSVLDYQPGDEAGVKDVTVEVKGQYAYGYLKSESGVHRLVRISPFDANKRRHTSFASLFVYPLLDDTVKVEIRDSDLRIDTFRASGAGGQHVNKTDSAVRITHIPTGMVVQCQSERSQFRNRENAMKVLMGRLYVHYKEEEKKKLERLTSEKKDISWGSQIRSYVFQPYTLVKDHRTGWETSNVQEVMNGEITPFIESYLKRKTSPGKGG
- a CDS encoding phosphomannomutase/phosphoglucomutase, whose protein sequence is MGESFLNPLIFRQYDVRGIAETDLNDEAMVTLGKAYGTYMGKKGLLKVSLGRDVRPSSERISRSLKEGVLSCGCDVIDIGIATTPLLYFSIVSLGVDGGMMVTGSHNPRQYNGVKLCQGLSSIYGEELQVLRKIADEGSFSTGSGRARETSVLDRYVDEIKNRIVPSSRLKVGIDCGNGTGGPVAERVFGALKQDVIPIFFEPDGRFPNHLPDPTVDENMRVLSKAVVDGSADLGVGFDGDADRIGAVDERGRMVRGDQLLAIFAKDVLSRKKGAKIVLDVKCSQGLVEEIEKWGGIPIMSRTGHAIIKARMKEEGAPVGGELSGHMFFADSYYGFDDGIYAAARLVEILSRSGKRLSLMVDEIPHYFSTPEIWIDCSDEEKFEVIERLKKFFSERYKVIDIDGARVIFEDGWGLVRASNTQPVLVLRFEAKSEERLAQIESLFRDKVRELGGAAVKIRET
- the coaE gene encoding dephospho-CoA kinase (Dephospho-CoA kinase (CoaE) performs the final step in coenzyme A biosynthesis.): MTRTERPGMSIVVGVTGGIGVGKSLFCELLRSEGGTIIDADRFGWEILKNDRNVKTELLGCFGEGIIGDDGEIDRKKLALLVFSDKGKLNKLNAIVHPRLLSGVSEEVARLRKEGCAVIIVDAALISEWKTEKDFDIIVLVTAPRKDRIGRLLEKGMKEKEISDRIDSQTGDDERKETADLIVENDGSIEDLGKKANEVWRKIVLLGKG